The Cervus canadensis isolate Bull #8, Minnesota chromosome 29, ASM1932006v1, whole genome shotgun sequence genome includes a window with the following:
- the SCGB1A1 gene encoding uteroglobin, which yields MKLTIAIALVTLTLFCRPASTEVCPSLLYALGNLLIGTPASYEAALEPFNPDEDMKEATRQLKTLIDTLSPKTKDSVLNLMGRIVQSPECA from the exons ATGAAGCTCACCATTGCCATCGCCCTGGTCACCCTGACTCTCTTCTGCAGACCTG CATCCACAGAGGTCTGCCCCAGCCTTCTATATGCCTTGGGAAACCTCCTCATCGGCACGCCTGCCAGCTACGAGGCTGCCCTGGAACCCTTCAACCCTGACGAAGACATGAAAGAGGCAACAAGACAGCTGAAGACGCTGATAGACACCCTCTCCCCGAAGACCAAGGACAGCGTGTTAAATCTCATG gggAGAATAGTACAAAGTCCAGAGTGTGCTTAG